CCCGCGGGTGGCCGTCACCATGGGGTGCGTCTGGGTGACCATCACCTCGCCGCCCAGGGCATCGCGCAGCTTCACGAGGGGCTTGCGCTCGCCACCGCGGGACACGGTCGTCACCGTGAGGGCCTGGCCGTGGCCATTGGCCAGCAGCTGGTCACCCACCTTCACCTGCTCCACCGGCACCTGCGAGCCATCGGCCTTCGTCACGCGCGTGCCCTCGGCGAGGCAGGCATTGCGCCAGTCGAGGTTGAGAATGTCCTGATAGCGCGAGCGGGTGTAGGGCCGGCTGTTGCCCGAGTAGTCCACGCAGGTGGCCTTCAGGGTGGCGCGCATCATCAGGCGCACGTTCTGGTACTGGTCCAGGCAGTCCTTGCCGAAGTCCACCAGCCCGTCGAAGGGGACGTTGAGCTTCGTGCGGTCATAATCGTCGAGGAACGGCGTCTTGAAGGGCAGGCTCCCCTTGAGGACGCTGGTGCCGGGCATGGTGCCCGCGGAGCAGCGGCCGCCGCGCTCCATCAGGACGACGGTCGCATCGCTGGTCAGCGCGTTCAGGGTGCAGTCCGACGGCAGGGTGACCTCGTACCAGCCGCGCATGGGCAGGTAGAGGTGGCTGGGATCGTAGGCTCCGCTGGCGGGCTCCCAGTAGGCCCCCGCGGCGGGGATCCACACGGAGTGGCTCGCCTCGGGGTCCGCCGCGCCCACGCCCGTGAAGGGCTTGGCGAAGGGCTTGAAGATGCCCGTGACGGGATCCTTGCTGCCCGAGGCGTAATCACAATCCAGGAAGCCGGAGACGGCGCCGCGCTCCAGGCAGGTCCGGATGGGATTGTCGCTGTGCATCTTCCCGATCAGCTCCTTGGGGTACTTGACGGTGATGACGTTGATGTCATGCGCGCCCAGGGCCACCAGGGACGACTCGGCCACGGCATAGGACAGGTGCTCCTCGCCCGTCTCCTCGTCGAAGGCGATGGCCACCGAGTCGACGAAGAGCTCCTCCTCCGGGCCCACCTTCAGGGAGAGCGGGAGCGGCGGCGTCTCGAGGACGGCGCTGGCGTACTCCTCGAGGGACTCGGAGCCGAGCACGCGGAACTCGGTGCGCTCGCGGTTGGCGGCGAAGGCGGTGACATCGGCGTAGGCGTAGTCGGAGCCGTCGAAGCAGGTGACGAGGCCGGAGGCCTGGAACTTCGCCACCGTGTTGTCGGCGCTGGCCACGTCGGCGAGCGGCAGCAGGTGGCCGCACCGCGAGTTCTCCGGGGCCTCACCGGTGGCGGTCGCGGTGAGCCGGTCCTTGCGGGCCTTCGGGCCGGGAGTGCCAGTCTTCTTCTCCTTGCGGAGCGTCTCCAGCTTGCTGAAGAGCCGCGGCGAGTTCTCCGGCGTGTTGCCCGCGGCCAGGAGGCGGTTCTTCACGAAGCGGTACTGCGTGTCATCCGCGAGGTCGAGCTCCATCTGCGAGCTCCGGCCGCCGCGCGACTGCCCCTGCGCCTCCAGCTGCTGCTCCCAGCCCGCGTAGAGCCGGGCCATGTAGAGCGAGTCGGCCGCCAGGGCCTGCTTGTCGACCTCCCGCGCGGGCGTCTTCTGCTGGG
The sequence above is drawn from the Archangium gephyra genome and encodes:
- a CDS encoding Hint domain-containing protein; this translates as MKLSLKASSRMLPRLAPVMLGLALLGAGCAQQKTPAREVDKQALAADSLYMARLYAGWEQQLEAQGQSRGGRSSQMELDLADDTQYRFVKNRLLAAGNTPENSPRLFSKLETLRKEKKTGTPGPKARKDRLTATATGEAPENSRCGHLLPLADVASADNTVAKFQASGLVTCFDGSDYAYADVTAFAANRERTEFRVLGSESLEEYASAVLETPPLPLSLKVGPEEELFVDSVAIAFDEETGEEHLSYAVAESSLVALGAHDINVITVKYPKELIGKMHSDNPIRTCLERGAVSGFLDCDYASGSKDPVTGIFKPFAKPFTGVGAADPEASHSVWIPAAGAYWEPASGAYDPSHLYLPMRGWYEVTLPSDCTLNALTSDATVVLMERGGRCSAGTMPGTSVLKGSLPFKTPFLDDYDRTKLNVPFDGLVDFGKDCLDQYQNVRLMMRATLKATCVDYSGNSRPYTRSRYQDILNLDWRNACLAEGTRVTKADGSQVPVEQVKVGDQLLANGHGQALTVTTVSRGGERKPLVKLRDALGGEVMVTQTHPMVTATRGVVQAGELKAGDALLTRAGAAKLVGVERVPFSGDVFNFALGTPEELAVATPGTNTMYANGYLVGDSQMQLTLEKQRTSDSREVLARLNGAWHEDFRLHQAGSKSARR